From Marivirga harenae, one genomic window encodes:
- the rfbC gene encoding dTDP-4-dehydrorhamnose 3,5-epimerase has protein sequence MNITPTEFDGLFIIKPSVFEDSRGYFFESFHQKKFEDSTGIQCEFVQDNQSRSVYGVIRGLHLQVPPMAQAKLVRVLKGEVLDVVVDLRKDQPTFGKSFSIHLSAENKQQLFIPRGFAHGIAVLSKEAEFFYKCDNYYSPENERGIIYNDASLNIDWKIEPEKRIISNKDQKNLTFSSFDFLF, from the coding sequence ATGAATATTACACCAACTGAATTTGATGGTTTGTTTATAATTAAGCCTAGTGTTTTTGAAGATTCAAGAGGCTATTTTTTTGAAAGTTTTCATCAAAAGAAATTTGAGGATTCTACAGGGATTCAATGTGAATTCGTCCAGGACAATCAATCTCGTTCCGTTTATGGTGTTATTAGAGGATTACATTTACAAGTACCACCAATGGCCCAGGCAAAACTGGTTAGAGTTTTAAAAGGTGAAGTATTAGATGTAGTCGTTGATTTACGAAAAGATCAGCCAACCTTCGGAAAATCCTTTTCTATTCATCTTTCTGCAGAAAATAAACAGCAGTTATTCATTCCAAGAGGTTTTGCACATGGAATTGCCGTTCTAAGTAAGGAAGCAGAATTCTTCTACAAATGTGATAATTATTACAGCCCTGAAAATGAAAGAGGCATCATTTACAATGACGCCTCCTTGAATATTGATTGGAAAATTGAACCTGAAAAAAGAATTATTTCTAATAAGGATCAGAAAAACTTAACTTTTTCTAGCTTCGACTTTCTTTTTTAA
- the rfbB gene encoding dTDP-glucose 4,6-dehydratase, whose translation MKTILITGGAGFIGSHVVRLFLNQYPDYKIINLDALTYAGNLENLKDLEDKPNYVFEKGDITDESFIFKLFERYDFDGVIHLAAESHVDRSISNPLEFLRTNIFGTVTLLNAAKESWKDSFEGKRFYHVSTDEVYGSVDDGGFFTEETSYDPQSPYSASKAGSDHFVRAYANTYGLPIVISNCSNNYGPNQFPEKLIPLFINNIRNNKPLPVYGKGENIRDWLYVIDHAKAIDLVYHNGKNKETYNIGGFNEWKNLDLIKVICKTMDEKLGREAGTSEKLITYVKDRAGHDLRYAIDANKIMNELGWKPSLQFEEGISKTIDWYLQNEEWLTNVTSGAYQQYYDEMYK comes from the coding sequence GTGAAAACTATCTTAATTACAGGGGGAGCTGGATTCATTGGCTCTCATGTTGTTCGTTTATTTCTGAACCAATATCCAGATTATAAAATTATCAATCTGGATGCTCTGACTTATGCAGGTAATCTAGAAAACTTAAAAGATCTAGAAGATAAACCTAATTATGTTTTTGAGAAAGGAGACATAACGGATGAGAGTTTTATTTTCAAACTATTTGAAAGATATGACTTTGATGGCGTCATCCATTTGGCAGCAGAATCGCACGTTGACAGATCCATTAGCAATCCACTGGAGTTTTTGAGGACTAATATATTTGGAACTGTGACTCTGCTAAATGCAGCCAAAGAGAGTTGGAAGGATAGTTTTGAGGGAAAACGCTTTTACCATGTTTCCACTGATGAGGTTTATGGTTCTGTTGATGATGGAGGCTTTTTCACTGAAGAAACTTCTTATGACCCGCAGTCACCATATTCTGCCTCAAAAGCTGGATCAGATCATTTTGTAAGGGCTTACGCTAATACTTATGGATTGCCTATAGTGATTAGCAATTGCTCTAACAATTACGGTCCCAACCAATTTCCCGAAAAATTAATACCTCTTTTTATCAATAATATCAGGAATAACAAGCCACTACCTGTTTACGGAAAAGGAGAAAATATCAGAGATTGGCTTTATGTAATAGACCATGCAAAGGCAATTGATTTGGTTTATCATAATGGAAAAAACAAAGAGACTTATAATATAGGTGGTTTTAACGAATGGAAAAATCTAGATTTGATCAAGGTTATTTGCAAGACCATGGACGAAAAGCTAGGTAGAGAAGCAGGAACTTCTGAAAAACTAATTACCTATGTGAAAGACAGGGCAGGGCATGACTTAAGATATGCCATTGACGCCAACAAAATAATGAATGAATTAGGCTGGAAGCCGAGCCTCCAATTTGAGGAAGGGATTTCCAAGACTATCGATTGGTACTTACAAAATGAAGAGTGGCTAACAAATGTGACTTCAGGTGCTTATCAGCAGTATTACGATGAAATGTATAAATAG